TACCCAATTATGGTAATCGACCATCAGATGTGGAAAAGTTCATTACCTTATCCCTGAAAAAACTTGGCTTGAATTATTTGGATATGTACTTAATTCATATGCCATTTGcttttaaattaaatgaaagtaCTAATACTGCAGCAACTAATGAAGATGGAAGTTACGTGTTAGATCTTGATACAGATCCTGTTTCAGTGTGGAAGGTTTAATATTACAATAGTATTAAGTGGTGGTGTGATAATAACTtgtaattgattttttttcatctttttagcAAATGGAAGAACAAGTTGAAAAGGGTCATACAAGATCTATAGGTCtaagtaattttaatgaaaaacaagTCTTAAACATTTGGGAAAATGCACAAATTAAACCAAGTAACTTACAAGTAAGTTTTATATATGAAAATGAATTCTGAACTGAGAATGTTATATTGATAAAATTTGTATTGTTTTTAGATAGAATTACATGCTTACCTGCAACAAAATTCAATTAGACAAATGTGCCAAAAGCACAATATTATTGTAACAGCATACAGTCCTCTGGGATCACCAGGAGCTAAACAGCACTTTCAAACAAAATACAATCATAATGTTGAAGATTTTCCTGATCTTTTAGGACATCCAATAGTACAAAAAATTAGTACGGAACACAAACGCTCACCGGCACAAATTTTACTGCATCATCTGTTACAATTAGGTGTTGTTGTAATTCCAAAAAGTTCATCCCCAGAAAGGATTAAAgcaaatattgatttatttgattttacATTAACAAAAGAAGAgatggaacttttaagtaccttAGATAAGGGCCCTGGtggaagaatttttaattttctatttttcaaaggGTAAGtgcgtttaaaaaatttgtatatcGTAATTGGATAAAAGtaactttttttaaattgatttgtTTCAGTGTTGAAAATCATTCGCACTATCCATTCAAAGATGAATTACAATCCTAATTGAAATACTGTTAACGTGTAGTTTGAGTacgtgtatatttatatattacaaaTGAGTTAAGTGaagtacaaaaattaaaaaaatatatgaataaatGCACAAAAACGAAAGATGTTGTCGCATTTCAGTCTATAATAATCTGTATAACATTTTACGTTGCATACGATGTTGAAGTTCTCCGCGACGTATCATTGTATGTATAACTTTGTAAATGGCACGTTCTGGATATGCttgttttataaaatctttGACAATATTTTGTTCTGATACTTGGTTCCCAATAGGAAATCTGCGTTTCAATTGTTTCTCAATACGAGATAACATTTCATGATCTTCGTTCGAGGTAAATCCTTCCGCACCTATTTTTTACATGTGTTTATATACAAAtatcataattataattatatattaacaGTAATTTTAGATTACCAGCTAATGATCCAGACATTGCAGCATCTAAAGTAGACACTTGGAAAAGTCGAAGCGCTTCGTTTACATGAACTTCTGTAGCAAAAGGTTGTAATCTCATTTTAGCTAAAGATTCAGAGATTCTTATTACAGCTTCCAATTGGCGAACGGTTATGGGAATAGACAATCTTTTTTCTGTGTCCTTCTCATGATCTCTTGTACTAGCTCGCATTACGACAtaacgattttttaatttctctccCGCGTCTTTACTAAGTCTTGGACCACAACGTCTGTAGgaagtatataaattaattcggaataaaaaacatatttaaaagtaacaGAGTCTTACGTTCTGCAGTAGTgaatatatttctttaaaatatgcaATGGTAACTCTCCCTCTGTAGATTGTTCTGTAATTTGAGCAGCATTACTATGAATATTCATTACATGCTTTGCTAACATTATATCTTTAGCTTGCTCGTGCACGTCTTTAACAATAAATATCATATCAAAACGGGATAGAATTGTTGGCATAAAGTCGatattttcttctccttttataTCATCCCAACGACCAAATATCGAGTTCGCTGCTGCTAAAACGGAGCAACGAGTATTCAATGTTGTAGTTATTCCTGCTTTTGCAATTGATATTGTTTGCTGTTCCATTGCTTCGTGTATCGCAACTCTATCGTCCTCTCTCATTTTATCAAATTCATCTATACAAACAACACCATCATCTGCAAGGACCATAGCTCCTCCTTCCATGACAAAATTTCTCTATGAATCACAACCAGCGTGTtttgataaatataaaataaatatatttatattggttagaattaaaggaaaaatattAGTAGCTTACCGTTATTGGATCTCTTAAAACTGATGCTGTTAAGCCAGCAGCTGAACTTCCTTTGCCAGATGTATAAATTGCAATTGGTGCGACTCTTTCTAC
The sequence above is a segment of the Osmia lignaria lignaria isolate PbOS001 chromosome 12, iyOsmLign1, whole genome shotgun sequence genome. Coding sequences within it:
- the LOC117602685 gene encoding aldo-keto reductase family 1 member A1 isoform X2, which codes for MYLEQYKSGLTLEIDFVPKLYFHKFTINHSKKEIMKTVKLLSGYDMPTVGLGTWQAKPEEIEKAVSTALNVGYRHIDTAFNYNNEEAIGAVLKKWFEEGGKREDLFITSKLPNYGNRPSDVEKFITLSLKKLGLNYLDMYLIHMPFAFKLNESTNTAATNEDGSYVLDLDTDPVSVWKQMEEQVEKGHTRSIGLSNFNEKQVLNIWENAQIKPSNLQIELHAYLQQNSIRQMCQKHNIIVTAYSPLGSPGAKQHFQTKYNHNVEDFPDLLGHPIVQKISTEHKRSPAQILLHHLLQLGVVVIPKSSSPERIKANIDLFDFTLTKEEMELLSTLDKGPGGRIFNFLFFKGVENHSHYPFKDELQS
- the LOC117602685 gene encoding aldo-keto reductase family 1 member A1 isoform X3; translated protein: MKTVKLLSGYDMPTVGLGTWQAKPEEIEKAVSTALNVGYRHIDTAFNYNNEEAIGAVLKKWFEEGGKREDLFITSKLPNYGNRPSDVEKFITLSLKKLGLNYLDMYLIHMPFAFKLNESTNTAATNEDGSYVLDLDTDPVSVWKQMEEQVEKGHTRSIGLSNFNEKQVLNIWENAQIKPSNLQIELHAYLQQNSIRQMCQKHNIIVTAYSPLGSPGAKQHFQTKYNHNVEDFPDLLGHPIVQKISTEHKRSPAQILLHHLLQLGVVVIPKSSSPERIKANIDLFDFTLTKEEMELLSTLDKGPGGRIFNFLFFKGVENHSHYPFKDELQS
- the LOC117602685 gene encoding aldo-keto reductase family 1 member A1 isoform X1; the encoded protein is MSRRNMFKYYQLLFSKLNQCIKCQFVNCFFVTNKQRRGVKSLSINHSKKEIMKTVKLLSGYDMPTVGLGTWQAKPEEIEKAVSTALNVGYRHIDTAFNYNNEEAIGAVLKKWFEEGGKREDLFITSKLPNYGNRPSDVEKFITLSLKKLGLNYLDMYLIHMPFAFKLNESTNTAATNEDGSYVLDLDTDPVSVWKQMEEQVEKGHTRSIGLSNFNEKQVLNIWENAQIKPSNLQIELHAYLQQNSIRQMCQKHNIIVTAYSPLGSPGAKQHFQTKYNHNVEDFPDLLGHPIVQKISTEHKRSPAQILLHHLLQLGVVVIPKSSSPERIKANIDLFDFTLTKEEMELLSTLDKGPGGRIFNFLFFKGVENHSHYPFKDELQS